Proteins from a genomic interval of Paenibacillus sp. FSL H8-0048:
- a CDS encoding Stp1/IreP family PP2C-type Ser/Thr phosphatase, translating to MIRTVQASDIGRVRTVNEDSVWIGATRHGYTLGIIADGMGGHLAGDTASRLALETVRGILDQLEPDLPEAELKEALTAAIMEANNTVHREAQSDEKLHNMGTTIVAALLKGSAGYIGHIGDSRAYLIRDGEARQLTEDHTLVNELFRNGQISLEELDNHPRRNVLTRALGTDTVVSADLAYVTLAIGELLLLCSDGLSNYVSLEHLGKVAGIHEISLEERAERLLQLALLAGGSDNISVAMLEHQGEAAVPETKEWER from the coding sequence TTGATCAGAACAGTTCAAGCCAGCGACATTGGCCGGGTACGTACCGTCAATGAGGATTCAGTCTGGATCGGCGCCACGCGCCACGGTTATACCCTAGGCATTATTGCCGACGGAATGGGGGGACATCTGGCTGGCGATACCGCGAGCAGGCTTGCACTTGAGACGGTTAGGGGGATTCTGGACCAGCTGGAGCCTGATCTCCCGGAAGCAGAGCTGAAGGAAGCGCTGACTGCCGCCATCATGGAAGCCAATAACACAGTTCACAGAGAAGCTCAGAGCGATGAGAAGCTCCATAATATGGGGACGACCATCGTTGCTGCATTGCTGAAAGGGTCGGCAGGCTATATCGGCCATATCGGAGACAGCAGGGCTTATCTGATCCGTGACGGTGAGGCCAGGCAGCTAACCGAGGACCATACGCTGGTGAATGAGCTGTTCAGGAACGGCCAGATCAGTCTTGAGGAGCTGGATAATCATCCCCGCCGCAATGTGCTTACCAGGGCGCTGGGGACGGATACAGTGGTCTCTGCGGATCTGGCATATGTTACGCTTGCGATTGGTGAGCTGCTGCTGCTGTGCAGCGACGGGCTCAGCAATTATGTCAGTCTGGAGCATCTGGGCAAGGTAGCCGGAATTCATGAAATATCTCTGGAAGAAAGAGCTGAGCGATTACTTCAACTGGCATTGCTTGCGGGCGGCAGCGATAATATAAGCGTTGCTATGCTGGAACACCAAGGAGAGGCCGCAGTGCCCGAGACAAAGGAGTGGGAAAGATGA
- the rlmN gene encoding 23S rRNA (adenine(2503)-C(2))-methyltransferase RlmN translates to MKPLIYDFSLEELQQWAKDNGEPAFRGGQIFDWLYVKRVNDFESMSNLSKALRAKLVDQFSISALTEITKLESKDGTVKFLFGLHDDHAIETVIMKHNYGNSVCVTTQVGCRIGCTFCASTLGGLKRDLTAGEIVAQVVRSQQILDARGERVSSIVIMGTGEPFENYDATMRFLRLMIHEKGLNIGQRHITVSTSGIVPNIYKFADEDTQINLAISIHAPNDTLRSKLMPVNRRYPFDDVIESLRYYQAKTGRRISFEYALIGGVNDQKEHAEELAGVLKTMLCHVNLIPVNHVPERKYVRTSRNDIFEFQRILADHGVNVTIRREQGHDIAAACGQLRAKHMELG, encoded by the coding sequence ATGAAACCTTTAATATATGATTTTTCATTAGAAGAGTTACAGCAATGGGCTAAGGACAATGGAGAACCGGCTTTTCGCGGCGGGCAGATCTTTGACTGGCTGTATGTGAAGCGGGTTAATGACTTCGAATCTATGAGTAACCTCTCCAAGGCACTCAGAGCCAAGCTGGTTGACCAGTTCAGTATTTCGGCGCTCACCGAGATTACGAAGCTGGAGTCCAAGGACGGCACCGTGAAATTCCTGTTCGGTCTGCATGATGATCATGCGATTGAGACAGTTATTATGAAGCATAATTATGGTAACAGTGTGTGTGTGACCACCCAGGTAGGCTGCCGGATCGGATGTACCTTCTGTGCATCTACCCTGGGCGGTCTCAAGCGGGATCTGACTGCAGGAGAGATCGTTGCCCAGGTAGTCCGCTCCCAGCAGATTCTTGATGCGCGCGGCGAACGTGTCAGCAGCATTGTCATTATGGGGACAGGCGAACCCTTCGAGAATTATGATGCAACTATGAGATTCCTCCGTCTGATGATCCATGAAAAGGGCCTGAATATCGGCCAGCGCCATATCACTGTATCCACCAGCGGAATTGTGCCGAACATCTACAAATTCGCCGATGAAGATACTCAGATTAATCTGGCGATCTCAATTCATGCTCCTAACGATACGCTCCGTTCCAAGCTGATGCCGGTGAACCGCCGCTATCCGTTCGACGATGTAATCGAGTCCCTGCGCTATTATCAGGCCAAGACAGGCCGCCGGATCAGCTTCGAGTACGCCTTGATCGGCGGCGTGAATGATCAGAAGGAGCATGCAGAGGAGTTGGCCGGTGTGCTGAAGACCATGCTCTGCCATGTGAATCTGATCCCGGTCAATCATGTGCCTGAGCGCAAATATGTCCGGACTTCCCGCAATGATATCTTTGAATTTCAGCGTATACTGGCCGATCATGGCGTGAATGTTACCATCCGCCGTGAGCAGGGCCATGATATTGCGGCCGCATGCGGACAGTTGCGCGCCAAACATATGGAGTTGGGGTGA